The following nucleotide sequence is from Borrelia sp. A-FGy1.
CCGTAATTTTTAGTTTTAATTCCTTTCCGCTTTCTATTAAAGATTGCCTAATAGAATCATTAACTTCTCCCTTCATAGAATTGGCATTTTCATTTCTAATAGCACTCATCTCGCCTATCTTAGTAACAAGCTTTCTGCGTTCATCATCAAGAAGAATTAAAATGTCAATATCTAGTTTAAGACCTCTATCTTTAATATTTTTACGAACAAGATCTACATTATCTCTTATAAACTTCAAATCAAGCATTAAGAAACTCCCAAAATAGATTTAACTAAAACAAAAGACAATTTAAATTTAAAATAATCTATATTAATTAGCATAAGAATTATTATATAATAATTTGAGAACAATAATAGATTAACTTTACAGGGAGAAAATTGCTTTATGGTCAAATCATTAACAGTAAAAAAAAATTTCATGTTAATATCTTTATTAATGATTTTTATAAGTTGTACAAAAAAACCTAAAAATATTAATTTTAATGATATTAACTCAATTTATAATGAATCTGATGAACTAGTTATTTCATCAATCTCCGCAGAAAAAGAATCAGAATCCTTTAAGTACCAAATTAGAATCCCCAAAGTAGTACATAATTTAACAGAAAACAGTAGTCTTCAAGAATTCAATGAAGAGATTCAAAATTATGCAAATGAAACTGTCAAAAACCTAGAAAGCATATCTTTTACTCCTAAAAAAGATTATAAAAAACCAAGCTTAAAACTAGATTATGAAATCTACCATGGATACAACATCTATACAATAATATTATCTGCAACTCAGGATATAAATGATATATCCATCACAAATTATAGGAGTTATTATATTAGCAAGGATGGAGATTATATACACAACATAGACGACATACTTGAAGTAAAGGAAGCATTTCCTTACTTTACTCAAAAAATTAAAGAAAAATCACAATCAAACGACTTGATCTTCGATTTACAGCAAGCAGTAATTTATTTTGAAAATAAAAGCATAATTATAAAATTACCTCCTTATATATTTAATTTAGATGATACAGAAGAGACAGATAATATCTTCGAATTTAGTGAAGAGGAAATATCAGAATACATTAAGGATAAAATTAATCAAATATGAAGAGAAAGAAAATTTTTAGCTTAATCTCAAAAATCCACTTGGAAGAATATGACGCCGAGGGATGTTATTTTAAACATGAAAGTGGCTTAGAAGTATTTGAACTTAAAAGTAACAAATTCAAAGAAAATGCTTTTGGCATTGCATTTAAAACACTTCCTTTTAATAATACTGGAGTTGCTCATATTCTAGAACACACAATTTTCTGTGGTTCAAACAAATATAGAATAAAAGATCCTTTTCTTTATTTAATGAAAGGAAGCTTAAACACTTTTTTAAATGCAATGACTTTTCCAGATAAAACTTTATATCCAGCAGCTTCTACTCTACAAAAAGACTATTTTAATTTATTTAAAGTATATGCTGATGCTGTATTTAATCCATTACTTAAAAAAGAAGCTTTTATGCAAGAAGGTTATAATATTAATCCTAACAACTTTAAATTATCTGGAATTGTTTTAAATGAAATGAAAGGTATTTATTCTAATAAAAATTCTATAATTAATGAATTTTCAATTAATTCCTTATTTTGTGAAGGAACTTATAAATACGATTCAGGAGGTAATCCAGTTAATATTATTGACCTTACTTATGAAGAGTTTATTGCATTTTATAATAAATACTATACACTCGAAAATTGCAAAATATTTTTATTTGGAAATATTGAAACTGACAAAAATCTAAATTTTATTGAAAAATATATTATAAGACCTTATAAAAAAGAAAAATTAAATATTACTTATAATGTAGACAAAACAAAAAGATGGAAACAAGGTAAATTATTAAATTATTGTATTCCAAAAGAAAATGAAAATACACTCGGAGTATACACAATAAACTGGTTATGTGCCGATATTAAAGATATAAAAGAAAATATTGGACTTGAAATTTTGTCAGAAATTCTACTGGACGATTCTTGCAAATTCACTATAAACATGCTAAAAAGCCAAATTGGCGACGGGATAGACGATATTAGTGGCACAAATACAGACATAAGGGAATGTGTATTCTCATTTGGAATGCAAAATGTAATTCCAGGAAAAGTTGAAGAATTTAGAAACATGGTTTTCAGTGAACTTACAAATCTTGTCAAATCAAAAATTCCAAAAGAATTAATACAGGGTATTCTATTCGGTTATGAATTTAGTCTAAAAGAAGAAAAAGGACAAGGATTGGCTATCTCACTAATGATTAAAAGTCTTAAAGGATGGTTACATGGAATGTATCCTTCTGATACTTTAAAAATCAATTGTTATTTGGATGAAATTAAGAGCAAACTAGAAAAAGGAGAACCTTACTTTGAGAATTTAATAGAAAAATATCTACTAAATAATAATCATTATACTTTAATCAACTTTATTCCATCCGATGAAACTCTTATGGAAATGGAAGAAAAAATAGAAAAGAAGTTGATGGATAGAGAAATTAAAATCAAGAAAAATCCCAAAAAATTTGTAGAATTCACAAAAGACTACAATAAATTTAAGAATTATCAAAAAAAGAAAGATCTTAAATCTGATATTAGTAAACTCCCAATACTTAAGTTAGAGGATTTACCAAAAGAAGTTGATAAAAGTTTAGATTTTAATGAAATACCTGAACTTAAATTACATACCTTTGAACTAAAAAACAATAATAATATTTTTAATGTATATTTATTTTTTAAATTAGATTTTTTAGAAAAAGAAGATTTTACACTTCTCTCTTTATTCAAGAAAGCTATTCAAGATTTATCTACTAAAAATTATTCCTATATAGACTTAAATAATAAAATTCAAAATACTTTCGGGCAATTAAACATATATGAAAGCTATGAAGAAGATATTAACGGCAATATTATTAATCTGTTTAACATAAACTTTAAATCATTTAACAACAAAATCAATGAATCATTTACATTAATTAAAGAAATTTTAACTAATATAAATTTTCATGATTACGACAGGTTGAAAGAAGTGATATTAAGTATTAAAAATGATTTTAAATCAATTTTAATCCCCAAAGGACATATATTTGCAATAACAAGATCCGAATCAAAGTTAAGCTTAAACAAATACTTAAGAGAACTTCAACTAGGAATTACAGGAAGAGAATTTTGGCAAAAAATAAAAACAGACACAGACTATCTAAAAGAAATAGCTCATAATTTAGAAAAAATAAAAAACAAAATAATTTTAAAAAACAATTTTTCATCTCTCATTATAGGAAATGCCAAAGATGTGATTAAAAAATTGGAAATCGAACTATTTATACTAAAAGAAAGTTTAATTGAAAAAATTTATGTAAATACATTAAATACAATAGACCCAGTAAATGAGCCACTAAAAGAAATAATTATTATCCCATCAAAAGTATATTTCAACTGCATAAGTTTTTTAAGTTATAAAATAAAAGATAAAAACTATCCAAAAATAAACTTTTTAGCGCATATATTAAAAAGCGGAATTTTCTGGGAAAAAATAAGAGTTATAGGCGGAGCCTATGGAGCATTTGCGTCTATTACAAACGGAATATTTTCTTTTTCATCATATAGAGATCCTAACTTTGTAAAAACATATCAAGTATTTGAAAAATCATTAGAAGAATTGGCCAATAACAATAAAATCAAAAATGAAGATCTCTATACTTATTTAGTAGGAGTAATAGGCCTTAGTACTAAGGTAAAAACAAAATCCAGAGAAATACTTGAAAGTTATAAGAGAAAGCTATTAAAAATTAGTGACGAACTAAGGCAAGATATTAGAGATTCTTACTTTAAAATAACAATAAAAGACATTAAAAATATATCTGGAGAAGTATTAAATCAGCTAAAACAAAAAAACAGCATAACTTCTCTTATCAATAATGAAACCTACGAAAACGAAAAAGAAAAACTAGAAAAACTCATTGGGGAAAAATATAAAGTAAAGAAAATATATTAAATAATTAAATATAATAAATAATAAAAATTAATGCTTTTAAGCTTTTTTATACTTTTTGTTAAACTTATCAATCCTACCTGCCGCATCAACAAATTTTTGATGACCTGTATAAAAAGGATGTGACTTACTTGTAATTTCGACATTAATCAATGGATATTCTTTATTATCACTATACTTAATTGTCTCTTTTGAAGTTAAAGTAGACTTAGCCAAAAACATTGCACCATTAGACCCATCTTTAAAAACTACCAAATTACTTCTAGGATGTATATTTTTCTTCATAAAGCCTCTCTATTAAACTAACTAAAGTTTAATTCAAATTAAAAAGAAAGTCAATTTTATTAATCGCCATTACTCATAGTCTTTAAAAAAATTTCATTATTTTTACTTTTTTTCATTTTTTCAACTAAAGCCTCAACACCTTCATAATCATCAACACCACCTAAAATCTTTCTAATAAGTAAAATTTTAGAACGCTCCTCCTCATTCAATAATAACTCTTCTTTTCTTGTTCCCGATTTCTTAATATTAATAGCAGGGAAAAGTCTTCTGTCTGCCAGGCTTCTATCAAGTATTAACTCCATGTTACCAGTGCTCTTAAACTCTTCAAAAATAACCTCATCCATTCTACTTCCAGTATCAACTAAAGCTGTAGCAATAATAGTAAGGCTTCCACCCTCTTCAATATTTCTAGCAGAACCAAAAAATCTCTTTGGCTTATGCAAAGCATTAGAATCAACCCCTCCAGAAAGTATTTTGCCAGAAGTCGGCATAGTCTGATTGTAAGCTCTTGCAAGTCTTGTAATAGAATCTAAAAGAATAACAACATCTTTTTTATTCTCAACAAGTCTTTTTGCCTTCTCAATCACCATTTCTGCTACCTGGACATGCCTGCTGGCTTGCTCATCAAAATTAGATGCAATCACTTCACCCCTAACACCTCGTATCATATCAGTCACCTCTTCAGGCCTCTCATCAATAAGTAAAATCATCAAAATAATTCCTGGATAATTAGTAGTTATTGCATTAGCTATTTTCTGAAGCAAAGTAGTTTTTCCAGCCTTTGGAGGAGATACTATTAAAGCTCTCTGCCCCTTTCCAATAGGTGCAAAAAGATTAATAAGCCTCGTAGAGATGTTACAATTTTCATATTCAAGATCTAACTTTGAACTAGGATACAAAGGCGTTAGGTTATCAAAAGGTATTCTATTTTGTGCAAAAGTAGGGTCTTGATCATTAATACTCTTAATCTTAATCATAGCAAAAAATCTCTCTCCATCCCTCGGAGATCTAATCTGCCCATATAAAATATCACCTGTCCTTAAATTAAAAAGTCTAATCTGAGAAGGCGATACATAAACATCGTTACCTCCTGAAAGATAAGAATTAGATGCTGTACGCAAAAATCCATATCCATCACTTAAAACATCAAGAACTCCAGTAAATAAAACACTAATATTATGCTCAGTTAGTATCTTAACAAGTAAAAATATCAACTCTGTCTTTTTCATGGTTACTGCAATAGTATGATTAGTTCCAAGTCCTTCAACAACTTTTCTAACCTCAGTAATGGGTTTATCATAAAGAGTATTTATAGTTATACTATCCTTTCCTCCTAAAAAATCAACAATATTACTCTGTTCAAGTGTTTTAATACTATTTTCTAGATCCGGACTAGACATATCATAATCAAAATCTGGAGACACACCATTAATTACCTTCAATCGTTCGTTTTCAGATTTTTTAGATGAACTAGAAGCTTCTTTTTTAGCAACAACTTTAACTACCTTTTTCTTTGAATTATCTTCGTTTTTTAATTCTTTAGATGAATTTAAACGCTTCATTTCATCTTCTAAATCAAATTCCTCAAATTTTCTATCCATAATCTCCTCTATGAGACAAATTTTTAAGAAGGGATCTAAAAGCAATATTTACAATTATACTAACTAGAAAATGTATAAGTTAATTTCATTGAAAAGTATCTTTTATTTGTGAAACTGTAAAAGCAAACAAATCTATACTCTCATTAGATTTAATCATTTCACACTTACCATCAAAGACTATATTATCATTAATAAATATTTTTTTTGTCTTAATATCGCCATATATCTTACAACCACTATTTAAATAAACTTTATTACTGGCATTCACACTTCCCTTTAAAATCCCTTCAATTATCAATGTATCGCAAGTTATAACATCTGTAATAACTTTACTATTTCTACCTATAAAAAGTATTCCACTCTTTGAAAATATCTCACCCTCAAAAGACGAATCAAGATATAAAGCACCCTCAAACTTTAACTTTCCCCTAAAAATTAAGCTTGCATCCAGTCTGCAATCCCACTTATAATCATCTCTAATATCAGGAGACATTAATTATCCCTTATACCCCATACTCTTTCTTTTAAATCTTTACCCGGACGGAAATAAGCTACATGATGATCTTCAACTCTAACATACTCACCAGTCTGAGGATTACGTGCATTCTGACGCCCCTTCCTTTTCCTCACTTCAAATGTACCAAAAGACCTAAATTCTATAACATTATTAAGACAAAGACTATTTTTAAGCTCTTCAAAAAAAGCATCAACTACAAGTTTTATATATTTTTTCTCTATTTTTTCATTATTATTTTTAATATTTAAATTAATCAAATCGATAATATCCGACTTAGTAATTTTGGGTCTTCTTGAAAAAGACATAAACCATTTCCTTATTTTAATAGCAAAATACTCAAATTTGATTTTTTACGAGCAGCTTTATTTCTATGAATAATTTTTTTCCTAGCAGCAGTATCTAACTTTTTTGAAACAAACTTAAAAAATTCTAAAGCTTCTGCTATCTTTCCTTCTCTTGCCATCCTAATACAACGCTTTTCTATAGTCTTTAATTCACTCTTAACACTTGAATTTCTTAGATTTCTCCTTAAATTTTGCCGCACCCTCTTTAATGCCGATGGATTATTTCCCAAATCAAACTCCTTAATACAGCCAATATGGTAATAAATATATCAACTAATTAAAATATAGTCAATCTAAAATCAAGTTACCTTATTGCAATAATTATAAACATATGCAAAAGCTCTATGCATAGAATAAGACATTCTTTTTTCATTAATAAACACACTATTAAGTTGTTCACTGTACTTATCATAATAAATAAAAGATAACAAGTAATCATTAGCATTAAGATCAGTGCTATTTAAAAATACATTTTTAAAAAATTTATAAAAGTATTCTTTTTTAGAAAATATTTTTCTTTCATAAATAGAAGTTTCTCTAAACTCATAAAAAATAACTAAATTCTTTATGATTAAAATATCACCTATCAAAACTTTGATGTCAATAAAAAAAATAAAAAGAAATATTATTATATTATTAAATGCAACATAATAAATAAAAAGACTAATCAAAATTCTAAATAAAAGACTTACTAAATAAATACCTGATACATAATACCTCTGTGGAAATTCTTGAATTTTTGCAATGAACAAATCTTCTCTAATAGATTTAAGTTTTCTAAAAAATTCAACCAAATAATCTTTTCTTAAAAAACAAATTTTTATTTTTTGGCCATTACTTAAACCCAAAATTAACATATTATCTAATAATCTTTTCTTAAGCCATAAAATATCATTAAAATCAAAATTAATTTTGGAATATAAATTCTTATATAAAATACTATTATTTCTAAATTCAATATTATAACAATATCTGAAGTAAGAGATTACTACAAAAATATTTATTAATATTAAGAAAAATATAAAAATACCAAATATATCCTTATACAAAAAAATATAGAATATAGAAAAACTAACATTAAACATAAAAATAAAAATTAACCTAATTGTATAAAAGGATATTTCATTCATATTTACATTATTATTTAAACATTAAATCTAAAGAAGATTATATCACCATCTTTTACTAAATAATCTTTTCCCTCAAGTCTAAATCTCCCATTCTCCTTTAATTTTTGCACGCTTCGAAATTCAACCAAATCATCATATGAATACACCTCTGCTTTAATGAACCCTCTCTGGAAATCACTATGTATTATACCCGCAGCCTCTGGAGCTTTCATTCCATCAATAAAAGTCCAAGCTTTAACTTCATGAATACCAGCAGTAAAATAAGTCCTAAGGCCTAAAGTATAATAAGTTTTCTTTATTAGACTATTAAGTCCGCTATCTTTTATTCCAAAAGAAGTAAGAATCTCTTTCCTCTCATCCAAATTCTCAACTCCAGCAAGTTCTGCTTCAATCTTGGCACACAAAATTAAATAATCATTACCTTCCCTTGACGCAATATCTTTTACAACATCTGTATACTTATTGCCAAAAAAAGAATTTTCATCTACATTACAAACATATATAACTTTTTTAATAGTCAAAAGATTTAAAGATTTGATAAATTCATTCTCAAATTCATCAAATACAAATTCAACTGCTGGTCTAATATCCATTAAATGCTTTTCAAGCTTTTTAAGCATCAAAATAATTCTCTTTGAGTTCTCACTAATCTTCCTATCAGTACCTTTTATACTTTTTTCATTCTTTAATATACTTCTTCTTACAGTATCAAGATCTGCAAGGCAAAGCTCTGTGTTAATTGTGTCTATATCTCTTCTTGGATTTACATTTCCATCAACATGAATAACGTCTCTATCCTCAAAACATCTAACAACATGAACAACAATAGAAACTTCCCTAATATTAGACAAAAATTTATTGCCTAGTCCCTCTCCCATAGAGGCTCCCTTAACAAGACCTGCTATATCGACAAACTCCATAACAGCTGATGTAGCTTTTTTAGATAAAATCAAACTTACAATTTTTTCAAGTCTCTCATCAGGTATTGCTACAATGCCCACGTTTGGCTCAATAGTACAAAAAGGATAGCTGGCAATTTCCGTCTTCATTGATGTTAAAGATGAAAATAAAGTAGATTTACCTACATTAGGCATTCCCACTATCCCTGCATTAAGCGACATAAATACTCCTCCTACCCCCAACTAATTAACAAAATATGCAAATTCTCCTCTGCCCGTCTGCTGATTAAAATTGATTTCAACCGATAGATTAAAATATCCATTAGGCTCCTGTGTATCAGGATAGTTGTGCTCAAGTAAATAAGTGCCTGTCTTCTGTCCTAAAATCAAATCATAAACCTTAGATACTCCTTCATAAGATGAAAAAGGAATCACAGCCCCTCCAGTTTCATCTACCAAATATTGCAACTTAGGATCAACAGGGCTATTTCCAAACAATACTAAATAAAATCTAATATCATTATTTTTATAATAATTTAAAATAGTGTCTATAGAATAGGTATCAAAAGCAGAACGACTTAAAGTTCCATTATTAAAATAAAGAACAGCTCTCTTTGAACTTCTTGACATAAGCTCAGAGCCTGCAAGCTTCAAGCTAACGTCTGTCTTCACATAAGTTGAATCATAAGATCCAAGAGAATTTGTCTTGTTAATAGTACTTAATAAACTCTCAATATTGTCTATTAAAGGTACACTTGTTGCATTTACAAAGCTAAATTTCTTATTCTTTTTATTCTTTATGAGGGTATTTATACCCATAATCTGTTCTTTTTCATATTTTTTCATACCCAAAGATTTATCAAATATAATTGAAATATTCATCTCATTAGATAGATTAACATCATAAGCAACTTTGGGTTTAATAATATAGTATGCTTCATTAGCTATTGCAAAATTTTCACTTTTAAGTCCTACAACTGGCAATCCATTTCTACTACTAACATTAAGTTCAACATAAATTTTAGAATCGCCATCTCTAATTACTCGCCTAATATCAACATTTAAACTATCATAAATACTAACATCACTTTTATAGATTGAAATTTTTGCCTTATTAAAATCTGAAACAATAATTTGATTATTGACATCAATAACTGAATACGAAATTTTTGAATCAATATCATCTGCTTTTAAAAGCTTAATAAATGTTTTTCCTAAAACATTATATTTATAAACACCATATCTTGAAGATATAATAATATTATTTCCACTGAAATCACTACTAAGCCCTTCTATTCCCTCAATAGAAGTCTGAACAGTATACAAATGATTGCCACTAGTATCAAAAATCTCAATAGAACCCCTAAGTGCATCAGCAACATAAATATTTCCATTTAAATATGTAACTCCTGTAGGACCCAAAAGTCCCATAAAACCCACTGTTTTAACACCAAAATGCAAAATAAAATTACCTTCAGCATCAAACTTGCTTATTCGTTTATTTCCCCATTCACTTACATAAATATAATTTCTATTATCAATAGTCATGTATTGAGGAGCAAGCAACTCACCAATTCCTGTCCCTTTCTTTCCAATAGAACCTTTTTTAACTCCAATCGTTTTATCATAAATGCCAATCTCATCTCTTGAGTAAAGAGTAACATAAAGTAATCCATCAAGTTCAACTACATCATAAGGTGATTTTAAGTAACTAATACCATCCTTAATCAAAATATCAACATTATTATTAACATCAAAATGTAATATCTCATTTCCTACAAAATTAACAGCATAATATCCACCATATTGATCCGCTTTCAAAGACGTAACCTGATATCCATGCGGTCGCTTGTATATAGAATTATCAAGGGATGCTACTCTAATAAGCCTTTCAACACCAAGTTCGTGGTCTAAAAATAGACCCCTTCTTTGTTCAACAATAGATATTAATTGCCTAAGATATGCAACCTTATATCCCTGAGATTGTAAATTTCTCCATTCCATCAAAGCTTCTTCAATATATCCCAGTCTATAGTAAACATTACCCGTCCAAAAATGATAATCAAGGTTGTTTGGATCAAAACTTAAAACCTTTTTAAGAGACAATAAAGCATCATCATAAAGGCCATTATTATAAGAATTAAGAGCCCATCTAAATTCTTCCTGAGCATCTTTATTTGTAACTATACCCTGAGAATTTAAAACAAATATATTTCCAAAAAGCAAAATAATTATATTAAAAAACAACACCATTTTTCTTAACCCAAAAGCAATATTACTTACAGTTAGCATTAGTATGCAGTATTGCATACTATACTATATATTATACTATGCAATACTGCATATTAACACCTAGACTTACTATGTAATATACTTATTACAAATAATAAAAAGAGGAAAAATGAAAAAGAAATATATTTACTTAGTCTTATTCTCCAGTATTCTTACAACTTTAGCAACTCCAAACGAAATAAAAGAAACAGGATATTCAGCTATTGGATTTTTCGCATATATACCACTTTTCATTGCATTAATTAAAACAAAAAACAAAAAAACTCTGATTAGCCTTACAGTCTTTTATTTCCTAATAGCCAATAGCCTACAAAATTTTTGGCTTGCGTTTTTTCAATACTTTGGGATATTAACATTCCTGGGAGCAATAATAGGGTATATACCTTACTCTTTTGCGTTAGGATATTTACTATATTATTCCATCAAAACTTTCAAGAACAAAGCATTAATTTTAGCTATACTTTTTACTATTTACGATTACTCTAAATCCATTGGATTCTCAGCATATCCCTGGGGGTTTTCAGCTTTTATGATTAGCAACTTCAATGATTTAATACAAGTAGCTGACATTTTTGGAGTCTTTTTTGTATCATTTATTGTCTATTTTTTTAACGCAGGAATTGCAAGTATTTTAATAAAACAAAGTAAAGTAAACATATTAAGCACATTTTTTTCTATAATACTAATAATTGCATCTTCTACTTATGGAATAATTAAAAAAATAGAAATAAATCCAATATTAAACAAAGAAATAG
It contains:
- a CDS encoding insulinase family protein; the protein is MKRKKIFSLISKIHLEEYDAEGCYFKHESGLEVFELKSNKFKENAFGIAFKTLPFNNTGVAHILEHTIFCGSNKYRIKDPFLYLMKGSLNTFLNAMTFPDKTLYPAASTLQKDYFNLFKVYADAVFNPLLKKEAFMQEGYNINPNNFKLSGIVLNEMKGIYSNKNSIINEFSINSLFCEGTYKYDSGGNPVNIIDLTYEEFIAFYNKYYTLENCKIFLFGNIETDKNLNFIEKYIIRPYKKEKLNITYNVDKTKRWKQGKLLNYCIPKENENTLGVYTINWLCADIKDIKENIGLEILSEILLDDSCKFTINMLKSQIGDGIDDISGTNTDIRECVFSFGMQNVIPGKVEEFRNMVFSELTNLVKSKIPKELIQGILFGYEFSLKEEKGQGLAISLMIKSLKGWLHGMYPSDTLKINCYLDEIKSKLEKGEPYFENLIEKYLLNNNHYTLINFIPSDETLMEMEEKIEKKLMDREIKIKKNPKKFVEFTKDYNKFKNYQKKKDLKSDISKLPILKLEDLPKEVDKSLDFNEIPELKLHTFELKNNNNIFNVYLFFKLDFLEKEDFTLLSLFKKAIQDLSTKNYSYIDLNNKIQNTFGQLNIYESYEEDINGNIINLFNINFKSFNNKINESFTLIKEILTNINFHDYDRLKEVILSIKNDFKSILIPKGHIFAITRSESKLSLNKYLRELQLGITGREFWQKIKTDTDYLKEIAHNLEKIKNKIILKNNFSSLIIGNAKDVIKKLEIELFILKESLIEKIYVNTLNTIDPVNEPLKEIIIIPSKVYFNCISFLSYKIKDKNYPKINFLAHILKSGIFWEKIRVIGGAYGAFASITNGIFSFSSYRDPNFVKTYQVFEKSLEELANNNKIKNEDLYTYLVGVIGLSTKVKTKSREILESYKRKLLKISDELRQDIRDSYFKITIKDIKNISGEVLNQLKQKNSITSLINNETYENEKEKLEKLIGEKYKVKKIY
- a CDS encoding type B 50S ribosomal protein L31, producing MKKNIHPRSNLVVFKDGSNGAMFLAKSTLTSKETIKYSDNKEYPLINVEITSKSHPFYTGHQKFVDAAGRIDKFNKKYKKA
- the rho gene encoding transcription termination factor Rho — encoded protein: MDRKFEEFDLEDEMKRLNSSKELKNEDNSKKKVVKVVAKKEASSSSKKSENERLKVINGVSPDFDYDMSSPDLENSIKTLEQSNIVDFLGGKDSITINTLYDKPITEVRKVVEGLGTNHTIAVTMKKTELIFLLVKILTEHNISVLFTGVLDVLSDGYGFLRTASNSYLSGGNDVYVSPSQIRLFNLRTGDILYGQIRSPRDGERFFAMIKIKSINDQDPTFAQNRIPFDNLTPLYPSSKLDLEYENCNISTRLINLFAPIGKGQRALIVSPPKAGKTTLLQKIANAITTNYPGIILMILLIDERPEEVTDMIRGVRGEVIASNFDEQASRHVQVAEMVIEKAKRLVENKKDVVILLDSITRLARAYNQTMPTSGKILSGGVDSNALHKPKRFFGSARNIEEGGSLTIIATALVDTGSRMDEVIFEEFKSTGNMELILDRSLADRRLFPAINIKKSGTRKEELLLNEEERSKILLIRKILGGVDDYEGVEALVEKMKKSKNNEIFLKTMSNGD
- a CDS encoding polymer-forming cytoskeletal protein, giving the protein MSPDIRDDYKWDCRLDASLIFRGKLKFEGALYLDSSFEGEIFSKSGILFIGRNSKVITDVITCDTLIIEGILKGSVNASNKVYLNSGCKIYGDIKTKKIFINDNIVFDGKCEMIKSNESIDLFAFTVSQIKDTFQ
- a CDS encoding HU family DNA-binding protein, with protein sequence MSFSRRPKITKSDIIDLINLNIKNNNEKIEKKYIKLVVDAFFEELKNSLCLNNVIEFRSFGTFEVRKRKGRQNARNPQTGEYVRVEDHHVAYFRPGKDLKERVWGIRDN
- the rpsT gene encoding 30S ribosomal protein S20 encodes the protein MGNNPSALKRVRQNLRRNLRNSSVKSELKTIEKRCIRMAREGKIAEALEFFKFVSKKLDTAARKKIIHRNKAARKKSNLSILLLK
- the ychF gene encoding redox-regulated ATPase YchF, whose protein sequence is MSLNAGIVGMPNVGKSTLFSSLTSMKTEIASYPFCTIEPNVGIVAIPDERLEKIVSLILSKKATSAVMEFVDIAGLVKGASMGEGLGNKFLSNIREVSIVVHVVRCFEDRDVIHVDGNVNPRRDIDTINTELCLADLDTVRRSILKNEKSIKGTDRKISENSKRIILMLKKLEKHLMDIRPAVEFVFDEFENEFIKSLNLLTIKKVIYVCNVDENSFFGNKYTDVVKDIASREGNDYLILCAKIEAELAGVENLDERKEILTSFGIKDSGLNSLIKKTYYTLGLRTYFTAGIHEVKAWTFIDGMKAPEAAGIIHSDFQRGFIKAEVYSYDDLVEFRSVQKLKENGRFRLEGKDYLVKDGDIIFFRFNV
- a CDS encoding tetratricopeptide repeat protein is translated as MLFFNIIILLFGNIFVLNSQGIVTNKDAQEEFRWALNSYNNGLYDDALLSLKKVLSFDPNNLDYHFWTGNVYYRLGYIEEALMEWRNLQSQGYKVAYLRQLISIVEQRRGLFLDHELGVERLIRVASLDNSIYKRPHGYQVTSLKADQYGGYYAVNFVGNEILHFDVNNNVDILIKDGISYLKSPYDVVELDGLLYVTLYSRDEIGIYDKTIGVKKGSIGKKGTGIGELLAPQYMTIDNRNYIYVSEWGNKRISKFDAEGNFILHFGVKTVGFMGLLGPTGVTYLNGNIYVADALRGSIEIFDTSGNHLYTVQTSIEGIEGLSSDFSGNNIIISSRYGVYKYNVLGKTFIKLLKADDIDSKISYSVIDVNNQIIVSDFNKAKISIYKSDVSIYDSLNVDIRRVIRDGDSKIYVELNVSSRNGLPVVGLKSENFAIANEAYYIIKPKVAYDVNLSNEMNISIIFDKSLGMKKYEKEQIMGINTLIKNKKNKKFSFVNATSVPLIDNIESLLSTINKTNSLGSYDSTYVKTDVSLKLAGSELMSRSSKRAVLYFNNGTLSRSAFDTYSIDTILNYYKNNDIRFYLVLFGNSPVDPKLQYLVDETGGAVIPFSSYEGVSKVYDLILGQKTGTYLLEHNYPDTQEPNGYFNLSVEINFNQQTGRGEFAYFVN